The following is a genomic window from Streptomyces sp. NBC_01381.
GGTCCGCGCCCTGCGCGCCCGCGGCATCCCGCTCGTCTTCGACGGCGCCCCCGGCGACCCGCACCCCACGGACCGCTGGGTCGACAACGACCACGTGGCCACCACCCACGAGGTCCTCGACCACCTCACCGCGGCCGGCGCCCGCCGTATCGCCCTGCAGTCCGGCAGCGGCGGTGAGCACTACGCGCGCGTGGTGACCGAGACGTACGAGGCGTGGTGCGCCCGGCGCTCACTGCCCCCGCTGGTGGTTCCCTTCGATGAGTACGACGATGAAGGTCATGCCTTCGACGAGGTGCTCGGACGGATCGACGCCGTCCATGCCGTCTACGACCCCGGCGGCCGCCAGCTCCTCGCCGTGGCGGCCCGGCACGGCCTGCGGGTCCCGGACGATCTGCTGCTCGTGTGCGCGAGCGAGGATCCGGGGTACGCGGAGACCGAGCCGCCCGTCACGACGGTGACCCTCGACCCGGAACGCACGGCACGCACGGCCGTGTCCCTGCTCGTCGACCTGATCGAAGGAGGGCAGGCCGAAGCGCCCGGCCAGGTGCTTGTCCCGGCAGGTCTGAGACCCCGCGCCTCGTCGCGGCGCAGGGTGATGTACTAGAGTTATCTCGACATCGAGATATCTGCCGAGGCGCACCATAAGCCGCCCCCCGGTAAGGGTTACCTAACTAAGCCTTACCTTAGCGGATCGACGAGGAGTCGTGGCGGCAGGATGTGACGGAACGCGCACATATATGAAGGAGACTGTCGTGTCGGCGAACAGCTTCGACGCCCGCAGCACGCTGCGCGTGGGCGACGAGTCGTACGAGATCTTCAAGCTGGACAAGGTCGAGGGCTCCGCGCGCCTCCCTTACAGCCTGAAGGTGCTGCTGGAGAACCTGCTCCGCACCGAGGACGGCGCGAACATCACCGCCGACCACATCCGCGCGCTCGGCAACTGGGACTCCCAGGCGCAGCCGTCGCAGGAGATCCAGTTCACGCCGGCCCGCGTGATCATGCAGGACTTCACCGGCGTGCCCTGCGTCGTGGACCTCGCCACCATGCGTGAGGCCGTGAAGGAGCTCGGCGGCGACCCGGCGAAGATCAACCCGCTGGCCCCGGCCGAGCTGGTCATCGACCACTCCGTGATCGCCGACAAGTTCGGCACGGCGGAGGCCTTCGGCCAGAACGTCGAGCTGGAGTACGGCCGCAACAAGGAGCGCTACCAGTTCCTGCGCTGGGGCCAGACCGCCTTCGACGAGTTCAAGGTCGTCCCCCCGGGCACCGGCATCGTCCACCAGGTCAACATCGAGAAGCTGGCCCGTACGGTCATGGTCCGGGGTGGCCAGGCCTACCCCGACACCCTGGTCGGCACCGACTCGCACACCACGATGGTCAACGGCCTCGGCGTCCTCGGCTGGGGCGTCGGCGGCATCGAGGCCGAGGCCGCGATGCTCGGCCAGCCGGTCTCCATGCTCATCCCGCGCGTCGTCGGCTTCAAGCTGACCGGCGAGCTGCCGGCCGGCACCACCGCCACCGACCTCGTCCTCACGATCACCGAGATGCTGCGCAAGCACGGCGTCGTCGGCAAGTTCGTCGAGTTCTACGGCGAGGGTGTGGCGGCCACGAGCCTCGCCAACCGCGCCACCATCGGCAACATGTCGCCGGAGTTCGGCTCCACCGCCGCGATCTTCCCGATCGACGACGAGACGCTGAAGTACCTGCGCCTGACCGGCCGTGACGAGCAGCAGGTCGCGCTCGTCGAGTCGTACGCCAAGGAGCAGGGCCTCTGGCTCGACCCGGCCGCCGAGCCCGACTTCTCCGAGAAGCTCGAGCTGGACCTCTCGACGGTCGTCCCGTCGATCGCCGGTCCCAAGCGCCCGCAGGACCGCATCGTCCTCGCCAACGCCGCCCAGCAGTTCGCGGTCGACGTGCGCAACTACGTCGCGGACGACGACGAGGCGGGCAAGGAGTCCTTCCCGGCCTCCGACTCCCCGGCGAACCACCCCAACGGCGCCCCGTCGAAGCCGGTCACCGTCACGGCCCCCGACGGCTCGACGTACGAGATCGACCACGGCGCCGTCACGGTCGCCGCGATCACCTCCTGCACCAACACCTCGAACCCGTACGTGATGGTCGCCGCCGCGCTCGTCGCGAAGAAGGCCGTCGAGAAGGGCCTGACCCGCAAGCCGTGGGTCAAGACGACCCTCGCCCCGGGTTCCAAGGTCGTCACCGACTACTTCGACAAGTCGGGCCTGACCCCGTACCTGGACAAGGTCGGCTTCAACCTCGTCGGCTACGGCTGCACCACCTGCATCGGCAACTCGGGCCCGCTGCCCGAGGAGGTCTCGAAGGCCGTCAACGACCACGACCTGGCCGTGACGTCCGTCCTCTCCGGCAACCGGAACTTCGAGGGCCGCATCAACCCCGACGTCAAGATGAACTACCTGGCGTCCCCGCCGCTGGTCGTCGCGTACGCCATCGCCGGTTCGATGAAGGTGGACATCACCAAGGACGCCCTCGGCGTCGACCAGGACGGCAAGCCCGTCTACCTGAAGGACATCTGGCCCTCCGAGGCCGAGGTGAACGACGTCGTCGCCAACTCCATCGGCGAGGACATGTTCAACAAGTCCTACCAGGACGTCTTCGCGGGCGACGCCCAGTGGCAGGCGCTCTCGATCCCGACCGGCAACACCTTCGAGTGGGACGGCGAGTCGACCTACGTCCGCAAGCCCCCGTACTTCGAGGGCATGGGCATGGAGCCGGCCCCGGTCCAGGACATCTCCGGCGCCCGCGTGCTCGCCAAGCTGGGCGACTCGGTCACCACCGACCACATCTCCCCGGCCGGTGCGATCAAGGCCGACACCCCGGCCGGCAAGTACCTGTCGGAGCACGGCGTCGAGCGCCGCGACTTCAACTCGTACGGTTCCCGTCGCGGCAACCACGAGATCATGATCCGCGGCACGTTCGCCAACATCCGCCTGCGCAACCAGATCGCGCCGGGCACCGAGGGCGGCTTCACGCGTGACTTCACGCAGGCCGACGCGCCGGTCTCGTTCATCTACGACGCCTCGCAGAACTACCAGGCCGCCGGCATCCCGCTGGTCATCCTGGGCGGCAAGGAGTACGGCTCAGGATCGTCGCGCGACTGGGCCGCCAAGGGCACCAGCCTGCTCGGCGTGAAGGCCGTCATCACCGAGTCGTACGAGCGCATCCACCGCTCGAACCTCATCGGCATGGGCGTCGTCCCGCTGCAGTTCCCGGAGGGCCAGTCCGCCGACTCCCTCGGCCTGACCGGCGAGGAGACCTTCTCCATCGCGGGCCTCACCGAGCTGAACGACGGCTCCACGCCTCGGACGGTCAAGGTCACCACCGACACCGGCGTGGAGTTCGACGCGGTCGTCCGCATCGACACCCCCGGCGAGGCGGACTACTACCGCAACGGCGGCATCCTGCAGTACGTGCTGCGTTCGCTGATCCGCAAGTAGGTCTCGCCCCAGGGCAGTTGGGCCCGCACTTCCCTTGCCGGGGGGTGCGGGCCCTACGCTTTGTGTGCCAGGGAACGCGCGGCGGCGACGGGGGTTGCAGTGGACGCTGGAGCAGTGGGCATCAAGGTCGCGTCCTCGGTCGTGGTGCCGTTGCTGAAGCGGTTGCTGCTGCCGCCGCCCAAGGCGCCGGGAGCCGAGTACACCGAACGGCCCGTACGGATCAAGGGGTTGCTGTCCTTCGCGGGCGACCACCCCGCGCTCAGCAAGGACGACATGCACCGGCTCGCCCGGGAGCTGGTGCGCCGGGCGGTACGGGCCGCCGGGCCGCACGAGCGGCCGATCGCGGACGACGAGCACGACGCCGTCGGGCAGGCCCTGACCCGTACCCTCTTCGCCCTCGGCGAGCTCGACATGGACGACGTGCAGGTCTTCGTGCTCGGGCCCGAAGAACTGGCCAGGGAACTGTCCCGCAAGGCCGGGCCCGACACGCGCAGGCTGCTCACCCGCGACGCGGCGCTCTTCCACGACGTACTCCTGCGGACGGCCTGCGTGCACCTCGTGCGGTTCTTCACCCAGCGGCCCGGATTCGCGGCCCGGGCCCAACTCGAGGAGTTCCACGAACTGCGGCGCCAGCGCGACCAGTTGGAGGTCATTCTGCGCCGCGTATCGGGCGACGACTGGATGGCGGCGGACGCCCGCTTCGAGGAGAAATATGCCGCCTACGTCATTGAGCGGCACGGCAGCCTCACCCTCTACGGAGTCGATCTGCGCGACCCCGGCGGCCAGGAGTGGCCCCTGGAGAGCGCCTACTTGAGCCTGCGGGCCGTCGCGACGGCCGCCGTGGACGACGAACCCGACGCGGCCCGCGAGGGAAGGGCGGCGGAACTCGAAGAGAGCGTCGAGACCGTCCTCGTCGGTCACGGGCGCGTCCTGCTGCAAGGGCTCGCCGGTACGGGCAAGACGACGCTCGTCCAGTGGCTGGCCCTGACCACCGCGCGGCAGGAGACGGTGCCGGGGCATCTGCCGCAGCTCCTGGGGCGCGTTCCCTTCGTCCTCCCGCTGCGCACCCTGGTCCGCGAGGGCACCGAACTGCCGCTGCCCGACGACTTCCTGCGCCGGATGGGCTGCCCGCTGGTGGGCACCGAACCCGACGGCTGGACGGCGCGCGTGCTGCAGAACGGCCGCGGGGTCCTGCTCATCGACGGCCTCGACGAGATTCCCGAGGCCGACCGCACACGCACCAGGGACTGGCTGCGCCGGCTCCTCGCCGCCTTCTCCGGCAACCTGTGGCTCGCCACCACCCGCCCCTCCGCGCTCGCCCCCGGCTGGCTGGAGCGCGAGGGCTTCCACGAGTTCACCCTGAACGCGCTGCGCCCCGACGATCTGTGGCGCTTCATCCAGCGGTGGCACACGGCGGCCGAAGCGCCTGAAGGAACGGACGACGAGCTGATCCAATCCCTGCGCACACACCCGGAATTGAGCAGGCTCGCCACCAACCCGCTGATGTGCAGCTTGATCTGCGCCCTGCACAGGGAGCGCAACGGCTTTCTGCCCGAGGGGCGGTCCGCCCTCTACAAAGCGGCCCTGTCCATGCTGCTTGAACGGCGCGACAAGGAGCGCGGCGTGCCCCCCGAGCTCAGCGAGGAGGCCGCCGCCGAACCCCTCAAACGCCTCGCGTACTGGCTCATCCGCAACGAACGCACCCAGATCGAACGTACGGACGCCGTGGAGCTGCTCCGCAGGCTTCAACCCCAGGTGCCGAGCCTCCAGCGGATGGGAGACCCCGAGCACGCCTTGCGGTATCTCCTCGTACGCACCGGACTGCTGCGTGAACCCGCCTCGGGTGCCGTGGATTTCGTCCACCGCACCTTTCAGGATTATCTCGGCGCCAAGGCGGTGCTCGAAGAGCGGGACTTCGGCATTCTGGTGAAGAACGCCCATGCCGAAGAGTGGGAGGACGTGGTGCAGATGGCCGTGGCGCAGAGCGATCACAACGGACGCGCCGATCTGCTCATGCGGCTCAACGACCGCGGCAACCGCGAGAAGGACGCGACGGTACAGGCCAGACTGCGGCTGCTCGCCCTCGCCTCGCTGGAGCAGGCCACCCGTCTCGACCCCGTCGTGCGGCGGACCATCGAGACCGAGGCGGCGCGCATGCTGCCGCCGCGCAGCCTGCGCCAGGCCAGGGTCCTCGCGCGCACGGGGCCGCTGCTGCTCGGCCTGCTGCCCAGGGCGGGGAAACTGAAGGGCGACGAGGAGCTGGCGACCGTCCACGCGATCTGCCAGATCGGCGGTGACGCCGCCATCCCGCGTCTGACGGAGTTCCTCGGCACCCGACAGCCCGTGGTGCGGGCCCAACTCCTCGGACACTGGGACCGGTTCGACACCGGTGTCTACGCCAAGGAGATCATCCGGCCGCTCCTGACCGCGGATCCGTCGCAGCCCGTCACCGTGCGCTCGGGTGCCGAGCTCGACGCCCTCGCGACCCTGCCCGGATGCGAACGCGTCGGCATTCACGGCGACTTCGCCCCGACGGCCATCCGCGCGGCGCTGGACCCCCGGCGCCTGCGCGAGCTGCGGCTGCGCGGCGCGCTCCAGCTGGACGACCTCGGTCTGCTCGCGGACTTCCCGGCACTGGAGAGCCTCACCCTGCAGGGTTGCCGCAACCTCAGGGAGCCCGCGCCGCTCACCCGGCTGCCCCAGCTGCACACCCTCGTACTGGAAGACCTCCCGCAGTTCGAACCGCTGGCGAAGCTGGCCCAGTGCCCGCGCCTCAGCGCCCTGCACTTGGGGCTACAAGTGCCCTGGCGCGGGCTCGCCGATCTGTCACGCCTCGGGGATCTGCGGGTCCTCGCGCTGCCGATGGGTACGGTCGAGCTGTCGGAGATCGCGCACTTCCAGGCGCTGGAGGAGCTGCGCCTGCACGAAGCGGGCGACCGGCTACTGCCGGACGGCTGGGGCGCCCTGCTCGCCCAGCTGCCCGCGCTGCGCACGGTGACCCTCTCGCCCGAGCAGCTGAGCACGCTGCTCTTCGACCCGAAGGCGCAGGTCTCGCAGGTCACGCATCTCTATGTGTACGCCAAGCCGGGCGCACCCGTCTCGCTGCGGCGTATCGCCCGGAGGCTGCCGGGACTTGTGGAGATCCATCTCACCCAGGGCACCGACATCGATCTCTCTCATCTGGCCGGCCTGTCCGGGCTGCGACGGGTCAGGCTCGCCTACCCGGGAGAGGTCCGTGCGGCGGCGAACGTCCCCGACCGGGTCGACCTCGAGATCTACCCACAGCCCTGACGGAAAGGGGGTAAGTTCCACTGTTCTACAGGGAGTTGGAGCAGTAGTCAGCGGCTGCTGACCGGGGGAGCGCTGCGACTCGCCCCGAGCGCGGCCGAAGGCCCCCAGCGGAAGCAGGATGTCGTCGGATGGGCAAGCCGCAAACGCCACCGCTGTACGGTCGCGGTCCTCTGCTGGGCTCACTCATTCCGTCGCTCACCGGCCTGGCCTACGACGAACGGGCGCGCAGAAAACGGGAGTTCGGCGACGACGTGCCCGTCGTCCTGCTCACCGGGCAGCACGGACTCGGTCGCAGCGCCGTCCTGGACGGGCTCGCGCGGCACTACCACAAGCGGCTCCCGCTGGCCCATGTGCGGGTCGTGACGCCGGGGGCGTCCGCCGCCGTCCCCGCACAGTCCGGGGGCGTGCCCGCCGCGCCGGCCGCCGACTTCGTGCAGGTCCTCGAACGGATCGTGTGCGCGCTCGCACCCGGGCTCGGCCTGTTCCCCGTCCTGCTGCCGGGCCTGTTCGCGGTCACCGGCTGGTGCCTGGGCGACGCGGACGGGCGGGACGCCATGTGTGCCCGGCACGCCCGGCTCCTGATCGCCTGCGGTCTTCTGGCCGGGGACGAGCGGGACGTGGCGCGGCAGTGGTCGGAGCGGGTCGAAGCCTCCGTGGCCGAGGCGGCGGGCGCGGCCGCCGCCGGCATCGCGGTGGAGGACGACGACGGCTCGCAGCCGGTCACCGCGGCGATCCTGCGTGAACTCCAGTCCCTGCGCGGCCTCGCCCCGGCCCGGAACTGGTACGGGCAGCGGCACACCACGCCGGACGGCGTCACCGGGAAACCCGATGCCCTGCTGGAGCTCGGCCGGCGCTTCCACCGGGGCGGCGACTACCAGCACGCCGTCGAGAACACCCTGATGGCCGCCTTCCTGGAGGAAGTGGCCGACACCTACGGCCTGGTACGGCACCTGAACCGTGAGCCCTGGCCACTGATCCTCCTCGACGAGGCGCACGCCCCCGCGGGGCAGCGCTTCCTGAACCTGCTCCTCGAACACCGCGCCGTCGCGCAGCGGCCCCACCGAGACCGGATCACCGTCGTCGCCACCCGTCTCGGGGACGTACCGCAGGACGAGGCGCCGCAGGCGGTGCGCCGCGAACTGGCGGACCTGCTGCCCGCCGTGGGCGGCGCGCGGCGCAAGCAGGCCGCCGCCATCTGGCAGCGCACCGGACACGATCCGTCCGCCGGGCTGCTCGTCGTGCCGCTGACGCCGCTGGGCAGGGACGACGTCCTGTCGATGCTCGACCGGGCGTCGGCGCGGCTGCTCCACCCGCACCTGGCATCGGCGCTGCACTCGCTGACCGGAGGCCACCCGGCGGCCGGTACCGCGCTGTGCGACGCCGTGGTGCACGCGGCGCGGCAGAACCGCACGGTGACCCCCAGGGACCTGCTCGACCTGCCCACCGCGCAGGGGCGCCCGGTCACCCAGGTGCTGCTTGAGGATCTGCTGCCGGACCGGCGCCAGCGCGACCGGCTCCTCGTGCTGTGCCTGGCCCGGGACAACGCGACCGCGGAGGCACTCGCCGAGGACCTGCGTCTCGACGGGCCCGAGCAGCTGCCCGCCAATGCGGCGGCACAGTACCTGGTGGAGCGGCAGTGGCAGCAATCCGTCCCCGTCGAGGCGCCGTTGGTCGAGAGCCGGCTGCTTCAGTCGCTCCTCGTCCACGAGGCGCGCCGCACCTCGCCGCCCCCCGACGATCCGCACAGCTGGCACCAGATCCACCGCTTCCTGCATCTGCACCACGTGCAGCGCTCCGACACCGAGGAAGCGGACGCGTTGCGGCACAGTCTGGCCGCCGGGAACGCCGCACAGGTGGTGGACATGCTGGCGGACGAGTTCGGTGCGGAGGAGGCGGAACAGAGCGTCCAGCACTGGCTGTTCTGCCTGCGGCACTGTGCCACCGCCCCGACTCCGCCGTCGGCGGGCGGCGGATCGTCCGTGAACTCCCAGGACGGTGCGGGCGGTTGGAGCGACCACCGGGTGGAGATCGCCCTGGGGGAGTACGCCGCCCGCTACACCCACCTCGACGAGGCGGGCCGCAGCATCAACCGGCTCCTGCACGCCCTGTGGTACCTGTCCGAGCCGTACGCCGACGCGGCGATCGACCCGGACGCCGAGACCCTGTGCCAGGCGGTGGGCGACGAACTCGGATTCCTCTCCCGGCGCCACCGCACCTGGTACGCAGCCCTTGGCAGGGCCGCCCGCGACTGGCCGGTGGCCGCCCGCAGACGGAAGGTCCTGCCCGTCCCCGCCAGTGAGGGGTCATGATGTTCAACCACCCGCCCAAGGAGTGGGGCCCCCTCGAATGGCTCGTGGCCGCGGTGGTGGTCATCGCCCTCGTCGCGGGCGCCGTCACCTGGAACAGCTCGCGCCCCGGCCCGTGCGGTGACGGCCTGGAGCAGATCGCCGGGGAGTGTGTCGGCGTCACCGACCACGCCTTTGACGCGGACGAGAAGACCAAGAGCCTCATCAAGGCCGTGGCGGACGAGAACGCCAGGGTGGAGCAGGGCTGGGAGAACCCGTCGGGCGGCAAGGCGCGCACTCCCTACGTACGCATCGCCCTGATGATGCCCTTCACGTCGGACGAGTCCAGCGCGATGACCGGCGACATGATCCGGCGCGCCCTCGCGGGTGCCCACGCGGCGCAGCTGGAGGCGAACAGCGCCAGCGGGCCGCACTACCAGCTGCTCTTCGCCCCCGACGGCAAGGACCTCAGCGAGTGGAAGCCCGTCGTGGACCGTCTCGCCGAGCTGACGCGGGACACGCGGGCCCCGCTCGTGGGGGTGACCGGCATCCCGAGCAGTACGACGGAGACCCGCGAGGCGGTCGCCGAGCTCACCCGGCGCGGCATCCCCACGGTCGGCCCGGTGATCACCGCCGCCTCCATGAACTCCCGGTACTTCTTCAAGACATCGCCCAACAACGAACAGTTCGCCAAGGCCCTTACCCGCTACCTCGACCGCTATCCGCAGGAGAAGAAGGGCCTGTTGCTCTGGGACAGCCGCGAGGGCGACGTGTACTCCCAGAACCTGCGTGAGGTCTTCGACCGGCACTTCGGCAAGACCTACGACCTGAAGAACCACAACTCCCACTACATCGGCTCGTCGGGCGACGATCAGGGCATCCCGCGGCGCTTCGCCGACGCCGTCGCGAGGATCTGCCGTGACAAGGCGGACACCGTCTTCTTCGCGGGACGCGACCAGGACCTGCCCGCCTTCATCAACCGCCTTGCCCATGAGGGTGGTTGCGACCGCGGCGGCGGCAAGCTGCGGATCCTCAAGGTCGGCATCGGCCTGGAGCCGACGCTCACCTCCGCCGATGCCGCACGCAGTCTGCACAGGGCCAACGCCACGATCGTCGACGCCTCGGCCTACGACCCCGCCTGGGCGAAGGCCACCGGCGAGGCGCCCTCGGGTTTCTCCCCCTTCCTCGCGCGTTTCAAGAAGATCGACAGCGAACACGAGCTGGGGGCCGAGCCCTTGAAGGACGGGTACGCGGCCATGTACCACGACGGGTTCGCTCTCCTCGCGTCCGCTGTCGACCGTACATACGGCGAGATCAACGAAGGTGGCGCGCACACCCCCGATCCGGCCCTGCTGCCCTCCACCAAGGACGTGTACAGCACGCTCACCATCTCGACCATCAATGGAGGGGCGTGCACCGGCTGTCTGGTCGGGGCGGGCGGCACCTACGGGTTCACAGGGCCGGGTGAGAACAACCAGTGGGCCGTCTGCAAGCCCGTCCCGATCATCGAGTTCCCGCCGGTCGCCCGGTCCGACGACAAGGAGAAGCTGCCGCTGTACCGGACGTACCGGGGGGACAAGGCGAAGAGCTGCCCGTCATGAACCGGGGAAGCCGCCGTACGGGACGGTGATCAGCTCCATGGCGTGGCCCGCCGGGTCCAGGAAGTAGACCCCCCGGCCGCCGTCGTTGGTGTTGAACTCGCCCGGCAGCTTCTGCTGCGGATCTGCCCAGTGCTCGATGCCGCGCGTCGAGATCTTCTCGTACGCCGCGTCGAACTCTTCCTCGGAGATGAGGAAGGCGTAGTGCTGCAGCGCGATGTCCTTCGCGGGGATGGTGGCGAAGTCCAGCGTGACTGCATTGCTCAGGGCCACCGCGATGAACGGGCCCCATTCAGAAGTGATTTCAAGGCCCAGAAGGTCCGTGAAGAATTCAGCGGACTCCCGGTTGTCCCGGGCGTGGATGATCGTGTGGTTCAGCTCGACCGACAAGGAATGCCTCCAGAAGGCATCTCCTGACACCTCCATGCCTCACCCAGCCGGTGACCGACACGCGATGTCGCCGTGGATCTTAGGCACGGCGACATCGCGCTGTCGAGTTACTTCCCGTGGGCGGTCATGACCCGCCGGCGGAAGGTCACCCTTCCTCCCAGTTCACGCTGCCGACACCCGAGCCGCCGAGGCAGCGAGCGCTCGACGTATCGGCCTTGCCCGCATTCAGGGTCTTCCATTCTCCGGTGGCGTCCGGCCATCCCCCACAGACCACCGTGACACGGAAGGCCGTCACGACACCGGTGTTGTTGGTGCAGTGCGCGTGACCCCAGTAGCCGTCGGTGTCCGTGGTGCAGTCGAGAACCTTGGCGGCCGCGGCCGGTTCCTGCTGCGCCGCCGCCGCACCCGTCGTGACGGCGAACACCGGCAGCGTGACGGCCACCATCGCTGCGAGCTGCTTGAGGGCGAGCCCGGTAAGACGGCGAGGCTTGTTCATGGGTCGGTCTCCTTCTGGATCTGCGTCGCGGTGCACTGGAAGTGCACCGCCGTCCGCACTCCTGTGATGCTTCCGAGCGGCCCTGTCATCCCGCTCACTCCATAGTCACTCGACACTCACCCCTCGTACTGCGATCATTACTCAACGTGACTGGGGTGAGGATCGCGGAGTTCGAGTACCGGCTCCTGGGGCCGCTTGAAGTGCTGTTCGACGGGAGGCCCGTGGTGATGCGGGCGGCCAAACAGCGGGCCCTTCTGGCATCGCTCCTGGTGGACGCCAACAAGGTCGTCTCCGCCGACACCCTGATCGACAGACTGTGGGACGAACCGCCGGACGGCGCCCGCAACGCCCTGCAGAACTACGTGCTGCGGCTGCGCCGCACCCTGAACGGCGGGCCGATCCGTACGTGCGCGGGCGGCTATCTCATCGACGTGCCCGACGAGGCCCTGGACCTGCACCGGTTCGATGCCCTGGTCGCCCGGGCCCGCGCCGCCGCGGCGGCCCAGGCGGCCGAGCGGGCTTCGGCGCTCCTCGGCGAGGCGCTGGCGCTGTGGCGCGGGGAGCCGTTCTCGGACGTGCCGTCGGAGCGGCTGAGACTGGAGGTCGTTCCGGCGCTGAACGAGCGGCG
Proteins encoded in this region:
- a CDS encoding VOC family protein, with product MSVELNHTIIHARDNRESAEFFTDLLGLEITSEWGPFIAVALSNAVTLDFATIPAKDIALQHYAFLISEEEFDAAYEKISTRGIEHWADPQQKLPGEFNTNDGGRGVYFLDPAGHAMELITVPYGGFPGS